The DNA segment CGGATTGAAAACTATGGTATCCAGTTGGAGAAGATTTGACGACGCGGTGATTCCGACTCTCTCCAAAGTTTCCGGCGGTTATGTAAACTCTGCGCTCGCAAAATCGGAAGCGGTTCAGAACGGATTTGACGAAGCTATCTTTTTAGATTCCAGAGGATTTGTAAGCGAAGGTTCCGCTGAAAACATCTTTTTGGTTCGCGACGGTAAGATCATTACTCCGGGTGTAAACTCATCTTTGTTGGAAGGAATCACAAGAAGAAGCGTTCTTCAAATCGCAAGAGACAACGGAATCGAAGTCATCGAAAGAGACATCTCTCGAAGCGAACTTTATATCGCTGACGAAGTTTTCTTTTCCGGAACCGGAGTTCAAATCGCCTGGGTTTCCGAGATCGATCATAGAAAAGTTGCGAACTCCGAAATGGGTCCGATCACAAAGAAGATACAAAGTTTATTCTTCAATCTCGTAATCAACAAAGAAGAAAAATACAGACACTGGTTAACTCCGGTTTATTAAGATAGAATGAGTTCTTCCGTGTTTCATTTGGATGATATCTTAGGTCAAGAGATCGCACTTACCTTTCTCAAAAGATATACATCCAAACCGGAGACAATTCCGCCTCTTCTGATTTTTCACGGACCGGATGGAACGGGAAAAGAATCCGCATCCGAGCGATTCATTAAAAATATTCTTTGTTTTGAAGGAACTTCCTGCGGAATTTGCGCGTCTTGTAAAGCGTTTATGCATCATTCTCATCCGGATTACATACGGTTTCCGGAAGAAAACGGTAAGTCGATTCCTATAGGAAGTGAAGACAATCCGGAAGAATTTACGATACGATGGTTGATCCGTTCTCGGTTAAACTATCGTCCGCATCTTTCCAAGTTTCGTTTTATCGTTTTTCCGGATGCTTCCTTGATTGGAAACGAAGCAGAAACGGCTCTTTTAAAATCACTGGAAGAGGCTCCTCCGTTTTCAAGATTTATCTTTATCGTAAACAATCTTGATAAACTCAAAGAAACGATCATCAGCCGCGCGATCTGTATTCCGTTTCATTATCTCCATCAAGAATATCTTCACAAGATTCATTCCAATCTTGGATTATCCATTCTTCCGTTTCAAGGCGGAAGCATGCTTTCCTCGGAATGTCCGAAAGAAGTGATCGATCTGGTTCAGGAAAAAATTAAAGATCGATTGGAAACACAACTCGATTTATTAAAGTTAGAATCTTGGATCTTATCTTATAAGGACGAACATCCGGAGTGGAAGGAAAATTTTTCCTATAAAGAATTCTTAGAACTGATAAGTCTCGTTCTGATTTACGAATACACAAGAACCGGATACGAAAATCATCTTTCAAAAATCGACGCCCTCTTTCAATTCAAGGCGGAGATTCACAAAAGAATCACTGGTCTGGAGACAATCGCGCTTTCCAGATTGTTTTTTCGCCTTTCTTTATAAGATATATTCAGTTTTTAGAATATAAAATCGCTCTATTTCAACTAATGCACGTTAGTTGAAATAAGAAAAAATAGAAGATTCCAAACTTTGAGACATAATAAATTATTCTCATCATAAACCCTTTCTTTTTTTCGGAGAATTTTCCGATTCAGGAATTTTCATTTGAGTACAAGGCTTCTTCTAAAAATACTGTATTCTCATTCGTAGATTTCCGGGACTCCGGAAACAAGATGAAAAGCCGTACCATTCTAAGGATCTGGATCTTTTTTCCGGATTGGATTTATAAAAAACACTTTTTATAAAGATGTGTTGTTCGTTTTTTTTTGGAGGAAGCA comes from the Leptospira sp. WS92.C1 genome and includes:
- a CDS encoding branched-chain amino acid transaminase — translated: MAESIKKLSYFEGKILPESEAKISIQTHALQYGTTVFGGLRGYYDKDTDNIYLFRILDHFQRLIHSTRIMQLQFDKTKEELRDITIDLIRQSGYKENIYLRPFVYTSALQLSPRFHDVPTQLAIYILQLNDYLDTKRGLKTMVSSWRRFDDAVIPTLSKVSGGYVNSALAKSEAVQNGFDEAIFLDSRGFVSEGSAENIFLVRDGKIITPGVNSSLLEGITRRSVLQIARDNGIEVIERDISRSELYIADEVFFSGTGVQIAWVSEIDHRKVANSEMGPITKKIQSLFFNLVINKEEKYRHWLTPVY